In Onychostoma macrolepis isolate SWU-2019 chromosome 06, ASM1243209v1, whole genome shotgun sequence, one DNA window encodes the following:
- the uhmk1 gene encoding serine/threonine-protein kinase Kist isoform X3, producing MACSSGSNAKMSSPNVSTPVMAVTPDAVDQKTSPAVFEIFGKIWNVQARLGQGVSASVYRVSSGRASSAVKEFQVDAQGGDYGYLKESSVLEKIQGHKNIVTLYGMFTNHNPFGVATHCLLLELLDVSVSELLVRDVKYIQTDGYRAPEAELQNSLAQAGLESDSGCTTAVDLWSLGIILLEMFSGIKLKETVKSQEWKDNSSAIVDHIFSSNAVVYPAIPVFHLRDLIKSMLHNDPKLRSTAEAALINPFFSIPFAPHIEDLVLLPTPVLRLLNVIDDNHLYNEDEYEDIIEDMKEECQKYGTVVSLLIPKENPGKGQVFVEYANAGDSKEAQRLLTGRTFDGKFVVTTFYPLSAYKRGYLYQTVQ from the exons ATGGCTTGTAGTTCTGGCTCCAATGCAAAAATGTCCAGTCCAAATGTCAGCACACCGGTGATGGCGGTGACACCAGACGCCGTGGATCAGAAGACAAGCCCGGCGGTATTTGAGATTTTCGGAAAGATCTGGAACGTGCAGGCTCGTTTGGGTCAGGGCGTCTCGGCCTCGGTGTACCGGGTGAGCTCCGGCCGGGCGAGCTCTGCAGTTAAAGAGTTCCAGGTGGACGCGCAGGGCGGAGATTACGGGTACCTCAAGGAAAGCTCTGTGCTGGAGAAGATTCAGGGACATAAAAATATCG TGACGCTGTATGGAATGTTCACCAATCACAACCCATTTGGTGTGGCCACTCATTGCCTGTTGTTGGAGCTTTTAGATGTGAGTGTGTCAGAATTGCTGGTCAGG GATGTGAAGTACATCCAGACAGATGGATACCGGGCACCTGAAGCCGAGCTGCAGAACTCACTGGCCCAGGCAGGTCTGGAGAGCGACTCTGGCTGCACAACTGCTGTGGACCTGTGGAGTCTGGGAATCATTCTTTTAGAGATGTTCTCAGGAATCAAACTGAAAGAAACTGTGAAGTCTCAGGAATGGAAG GATAACAGTTCTGCAATAGTAGATCATATCTTTTCAAGCAATGCTGTGGTTTACCCGGCTATCCCTGTTTTTCATTTGAGGGATCTGATCAAAAG TATGCTTCACAATGACCCTAAACTGAGAAGCACAGCTGAGGCAGCATTAATCAACCCTTTCTTCAGCATTCCCTTTG CACCTCATATTGAAGATTTGGTTCTTTTGCCTACACCTGTCTTGAGACTACTAAACGTAATAGATGACAACCACCTGTATAATGAGGATGAGTATGA AGATATAATAGAAGACATGAAAGAAGAATGTCAGAAGTATGGCACGGTTGTATCCTTATTGATCCCAAAAGAGAATCCCGGCAAGGGACAG GTGTTTGTGGAGTATGCAAATGCTGGAGACTCCAAAGAAGCCCAGAGACTGCTGACAGGCCGAACGTTTGATGGCAAGTTCGTGGTCACTACGTTTTATCCACTGAGTGCCTATAAGAGAGGTTACTTATACCAAACTGTGCAGTAA
- the uhmk1 gene encoding serine/threonine-protein kinase Kist isoform X1, with protein MACSSGSNAKMSSPNVSTPVMAVTPDAVDQKTSPAVFEIFGKIWNVQARLGQGVSASVYRVSSGRASSAVKEFQVDAQGGDYGYLKESSVLEKIQGHKNIVTLYGMFTNHNPFGVATHCLLLELLDVSVSELLVRVSNQGHSMWLIQHCARDVLEALSFLHREGYVHADLKPRNILWSADDECFKLIDFGLSFKEGHQDVKYIQTDGYRAPEAELQNSLAQAGLESDSGCTTAVDLWSLGIILLEMFSGIKLKETVKSQEWKDNSSAIVDHIFSSNAVVYPAIPVFHLRDLIKSMLHNDPKLRSTAEAALINPFFSIPFAPHIEDLVLLPTPVLRLLNVIDDNHLYNEDEYEDIIEDMKEECQKYGTVVSLLIPKENPGKGQVFVEYANAGDSKEAQRLLTGRTFDGKFVVTTFYPLSAYKRGYLYQTVQ; from the exons ATGGCTTGTAGTTCTGGCTCCAATGCAAAAATGTCCAGTCCAAATGTCAGCACACCGGTGATGGCGGTGACACCAGACGCCGTGGATCAGAAGACAAGCCCGGCGGTATTTGAGATTTTCGGAAAGATCTGGAACGTGCAGGCTCGTTTGGGTCAGGGCGTCTCGGCCTCGGTGTACCGGGTGAGCTCCGGCCGGGCGAGCTCTGCAGTTAAAGAGTTCCAGGTGGACGCGCAGGGCGGAGATTACGGGTACCTCAAGGAAAGCTCTGTGCTGGAGAAGATTCAGGGACATAAAAATATCG TGACGCTGTATGGAATGTTCACCAATCACAACCCATTTGGTGTGGCCACTCATTGCCTGTTGTTGGAGCTTTTAGATGTGAGTGTGTCAGAATTGCTGGTCAGGGTGAGTAATCAGGGGCATTCCATGTGGTTGATTCAGCACTGTGCCCGTGATGTTTTGGAGGCCCTTAGCTTCCTGCACAGAGAAGGTTACGTACATGCTGACCTCAAGCCCCGCAACATTCTCTGGAGCGCTGACGACGAGTGCTTTAAGCTCATTGACTTCGGCCTTAGCTTTAAAGAGGGACACCAG GATGTGAAGTACATCCAGACAGATGGATACCGGGCACCTGAAGCCGAGCTGCAGAACTCACTGGCCCAGGCAGGTCTGGAGAGCGACTCTGGCTGCACAACTGCTGTGGACCTGTGGAGTCTGGGAATCATTCTTTTAGAGATGTTCTCAGGAATCAAACTGAAAGAAACTGTGAAGTCTCAGGAATGGAAG GATAACAGTTCTGCAATAGTAGATCATATCTTTTCAAGCAATGCTGTGGTTTACCCGGCTATCCCTGTTTTTCATTTGAGGGATCTGATCAAAAG TATGCTTCACAATGACCCTAAACTGAGAAGCACAGCTGAGGCAGCATTAATCAACCCTTTCTTCAGCATTCCCTTTG CACCTCATATTGAAGATTTGGTTCTTTTGCCTACACCTGTCTTGAGACTACTAAACGTAATAGATGACAACCACCTGTATAATGAGGATGAGTATGA AGATATAATAGAAGACATGAAAGAAGAATGTCAGAAGTATGGCACGGTTGTATCCTTATTGATCCCAAAAGAGAATCCCGGCAAGGGACAG GTGTTTGTGGAGTATGCAAATGCTGGAGACTCCAAAGAAGCCCAGAGACTGCTGACAGGCCGAACGTTTGATGGCAAGTTCGTGGTCACTACGTTTTATCCACTGAGTGCCTATAAGAGAGGTTACTTATACCAAACTGTGCAGTAA
- the uhmk1 gene encoding serine/threonine-protein kinase Kist isoform X4, producing MACSSGSNAKMSSPNVSTPVMAVTPDAVDQKTSPAVFEIFGKIWNVQARLGQGVSASVYRVSSGRASSAVKEFQVDAQGGDYGYLKESSVLEKIQGHKNIVTLYGMFTNHNPFGVATHCLLLELLDDVKYIQTDGYRAPEAELQNSLAQAGLESDSGCTTAVDLWSLGIILLEMFSGIKLKETVKSQEWKDNSSAIVDHIFSSNAVVYPAIPVFHLRDLIKSMLHNDPKLRSTAEAALINPFFSIPFAPHIEDLVLLPTPVLRLLNVIDDNHLYNEDEYEDIIEDMKEECQKYGTVVSLLIPKENPGKGQVFVEYANAGDSKEAQRLLTGRTFDGKFVVTTFYPLSAYKRGYLYQTVQ from the exons ATGGCTTGTAGTTCTGGCTCCAATGCAAAAATGTCCAGTCCAAATGTCAGCACACCGGTGATGGCGGTGACACCAGACGCCGTGGATCAGAAGACAAGCCCGGCGGTATTTGAGATTTTCGGAAAGATCTGGAACGTGCAGGCTCGTTTGGGTCAGGGCGTCTCGGCCTCGGTGTACCGGGTGAGCTCCGGCCGGGCGAGCTCTGCAGTTAAAGAGTTCCAGGTGGACGCGCAGGGCGGAGATTACGGGTACCTCAAGGAAAGCTCTGTGCTGGAGAAGATTCAGGGACATAAAAATATCG TGACGCTGTATGGAATGTTCACCAATCACAACCCATTTGGTGTGGCCACTCATTGCCTGTTGTTGGAGCTTTTAGAT GATGTGAAGTACATCCAGACAGATGGATACCGGGCACCTGAAGCCGAGCTGCAGAACTCACTGGCCCAGGCAGGTCTGGAGAGCGACTCTGGCTGCACAACTGCTGTGGACCTGTGGAGTCTGGGAATCATTCTTTTAGAGATGTTCTCAGGAATCAAACTGAAAGAAACTGTGAAGTCTCAGGAATGGAAG GATAACAGTTCTGCAATAGTAGATCATATCTTTTCAAGCAATGCTGTGGTTTACCCGGCTATCCCTGTTTTTCATTTGAGGGATCTGATCAAAAG TATGCTTCACAATGACCCTAAACTGAGAAGCACAGCTGAGGCAGCATTAATCAACCCTTTCTTCAGCATTCCCTTTG CACCTCATATTGAAGATTTGGTTCTTTTGCCTACACCTGTCTTGAGACTACTAAACGTAATAGATGACAACCACCTGTATAATGAGGATGAGTATGA AGATATAATAGAAGACATGAAAGAAGAATGTCAGAAGTATGGCACGGTTGTATCCTTATTGATCCCAAAAGAGAATCCCGGCAAGGGACAG GTGTTTGTGGAGTATGCAAATGCTGGAGACTCCAAAGAAGCCCAGAGACTGCTGACAGGCCGAACGTTTGATGGCAAGTTCGTGGTCACTACGTTTTATCCACTGAGTGCCTATAAGAGAGGTTACTTATACCAAACTGTGCAGTAA
- the uhmk1 gene encoding serine/threonine-protein kinase Kist isoform X2: protein MACSSGSNAKMSSPNVSTPVMAVTPDAVDQKTSPAVFEIFGKIWNVQARLGQGVSASVYRVSSGRASSAVKEFQVDAQGGDYGYLKESSVLEKIQGHKNIVTLYGMFTNHNPFGVATHCLLLELLDVSVSELLVRVSNQGHSMWLIQHCARDVLEALSFLHREGYVHADLKPRNILWSADDECFKLIDFGLSFKEGHQDVKYIQTDGYRAPEAELQNSLAQAGLESDSGCTTAVDLWSLGIILLEMFSGIKLKETVKSQEWKDNSSAIVDHIFSSNAVVYPAIPVFHLRDLIKSMLHNDPKLRSTAEAALINPFFSIPFDIIEDMKEECQKYGTVVSLLIPKENPGKGQVFVEYANAGDSKEAQRLLTGRTFDGKFVVTTFYPLSAYKRGYLYQTVQ from the exons ATGGCTTGTAGTTCTGGCTCCAATGCAAAAATGTCCAGTCCAAATGTCAGCACACCGGTGATGGCGGTGACACCAGACGCCGTGGATCAGAAGACAAGCCCGGCGGTATTTGAGATTTTCGGAAAGATCTGGAACGTGCAGGCTCGTTTGGGTCAGGGCGTCTCGGCCTCGGTGTACCGGGTGAGCTCCGGCCGGGCGAGCTCTGCAGTTAAAGAGTTCCAGGTGGACGCGCAGGGCGGAGATTACGGGTACCTCAAGGAAAGCTCTGTGCTGGAGAAGATTCAGGGACATAAAAATATCG TGACGCTGTATGGAATGTTCACCAATCACAACCCATTTGGTGTGGCCACTCATTGCCTGTTGTTGGAGCTTTTAGATGTGAGTGTGTCAGAATTGCTGGTCAGGGTGAGTAATCAGGGGCATTCCATGTGGTTGATTCAGCACTGTGCCCGTGATGTTTTGGAGGCCCTTAGCTTCCTGCACAGAGAAGGTTACGTACATGCTGACCTCAAGCCCCGCAACATTCTCTGGAGCGCTGACGACGAGTGCTTTAAGCTCATTGACTTCGGCCTTAGCTTTAAAGAGGGACACCAG GATGTGAAGTACATCCAGACAGATGGATACCGGGCACCTGAAGCCGAGCTGCAGAACTCACTGGCCCAGGCAGGTCTGGAGAGCGACTCTGGCTGCACAACTGCTGTGGACCTGTGGAGTCTGGGAATCATTCTTTTAGAGATGTTCTCAGGAATCAAACTGAAAGAAACTGTGAAGTCTCAGGAATGGAAG GATAACAGTTCTGCAATAGTAGATCATATCTTTTCAAGCAATGCTGTGGTTTACCCGGCTATCCCTGTTTTTCATTTGAGGGATCTGATCAAAAG TATGCTTCACAATGACCCTAAACTGAGAAGCACAGCTGAGGCAGCATTAATCAACCCTTTCTTCAGCATTCCCTTTG ATATAATAGAAGACATGAAAGAAGAATGTCAGAAGTATGGCACGGTTGTATCCTTATTGATCCCAAAAGAGAATCCCGGCAAGGGACAG GTGTTTGTGGAGTATGCAAATGCTGGAGACTCCAAAGAAGCCCAGAGACTGCTGACAGGCCGAACGTTTGATGGCAAGTTCGTGGTCACTACGTTTTATCCACTGAGTGCCTATAAGAGAGGTTACTTATACCAAACTGTGCAGTAA